The following nucleotide sequence is from Micromonospora sp. WMMD1120.
CACCGTCCATTCCCACGATCCCGGCCAGGGCCGCCGGCCCGAACGCCCCGTCGCCGTGCCCGGCCGGCCCGGCCTCCGGAACCACGCCGTGCAACCAGGCCCCGACCGCCGGGTTGGGCGGCTCGGACTCAACCATCGAACCCATCCCACTCCTCCGCTTCCGCGTCGCGGCGCAGCGTTCGGGCCGCCACCCGGGGTCTGCGCTCCGCTTCGACCTCCTCCGGGTCACGCGGGCCCGGCTCGACCGGGGGACGGGCGCGGGAGCTGAGCCACGGGTCGTGCTCCCACCAGTCGATGCCGATCTGCCGTGCGGTGTCGACGGACGCGATGACCAGCCGCAGCTTCAACGTCAACAGCTCGATGTCGAGCAGGCTGACCCGGATGTCACCGGCGATCACGATGCCCCGGTCCAGCACCCGCTCCAGGATGTCGCCCAGGTTCGCCGGCTCGTGACCGGCGGGCAGCACCTGACCCGAGTTCTGCACCACCGACGGCTGCTGCCCCGCTGTCATCTCAGCCCACCTCGCCCTTCCCGCGCTGGTAGCGGCGCACCCGCCGATAGCCGAGCAGGTTGCCCTCGACGTCCAGCTCCACCTCGTAGAGGCCGAGCAGGTCGGTGGAGTTGGGGATGCGCCGCGTTTCGACGACCTCCACGCCGACCAGCCAGCCGTCCTCGGTGGCCTCCAGCGACGTGGTGACGGACCCCTCGCGGCCGGTCAACTCGACGAGCTGCCGTTGCCCCGCCCGCGCCGCCTCGGCGGCCGTCACCGGCTCCACGTACTCGTCGTCGGGGTAACCCTCGGCGGCCGGGTCACGCCGCCGGGCCCGCGCGTCGTCGGTCATGGCGCACTCCTTCCTCGCGTGCCGGGCCGCGCGGTGGCGGCCGACGCACACCGCCGGTGAGCCGGTCCAGGACCCGCTGCTCGGCCCGGTCGCGTTCGTCGGGAGTCAGCTCGCCGGCCGCCACCGCGGCGTCCAACTCCTCCAACTCGCGCCGGACGTTGACCGGATTCCGCTGCCGTGACTCGGCCTCGCGGGCGACCACCTTGACCGCCGCGGTCAGCCCGCGCACCGGCGCGTACGGCAGGGTCAGCAGCGCCCAGAGCAGGTCCACCGGTCAGCCCGCCAACTGGTGCGCGGCCACGAAGTCGTACGGGGCGAGCGGCCCGAGCAGCCGCAACCGCAACAGACCCCGCCGCTGCTGCGCGAACTCCTCCAGCGCGTCCACCAGGGCGTTCGCGCGGTCGCTGTCGACCAGCAGCGCGACGTGCACCGCGTCCATCTCGTGGCTGGGCGGACGCAGCTCGGTGGAGCTGACGTGGTCGGCCACGACGTCGAGCAGCCGCCGGTTCTCCGCCTCCCGGCGCAGCTCCACCGCCTGGCTGATCAGCTCGCCGAGCCGGATGCGGGGTTCCCGGCTGGCCGCCTCGGCCCGGCCGCGGACCTGCTCGGCGAGCCGGGCGGCGGCCGGGTTCTCGTCCAGGATGCCGCGCAGCAGCGCCCGCTCGTCAAAGCGTCCGTGCACGACGTACTGGACCCGGCCCTCGAACTCCGCGAGCGCGGCGGCGAACCGGTCGTGGTGCGGTCGGAGCAGATCCAGCACCGCGTCCGGACCGGTGACCACCGTGCCGAACCGCACCGGCAGCACCGGGGCGACCGCCGCCGTACCGTCCAGCAGCTCCTGGTACGCCCGCAGGTCCGCCGACCGGCCGAGCGGCGCGTCCAGTGGCACCTCGCTCACCAGGGCGCCGAGGTCGCCGTGCCGGATCACCGTCACGTCGCCGGGCGGGTCGCCGACACCGGCGGCGTCGGACGTGGCCTCCACGTCGGACGGCACCAGCCCGTAGACGAACAGTCCCGTCTCGCCCGCCATCTCAGCCCCTCCCCAGGTCGCGCACGTTTCCGGCGACGTCACCGACGGAGTCGGTGACGTCCCGGACGGCACCGGTGACACCACCGAGCAGACCGGACAGCCCTTCGCCCTCCTCCGGGGTGACGTCCAGCCGGTCCACCGCCTCGGCGAAGCGCAGGTACGTCTCGATGCTCGCCACCACCACCCGGGCGTTGATCTCCACAAGTGGGATGCCGACGACCCCGACCGTCACCTGCGCGTCGATCACGACGCCCTTGTCGAGCACCGTCTCCACCACGTCGGCGAGCCCGCCGCCGCCGGAGCCCACCCGATCCAGGGCCCCGCCGACGGCGTCATCGCCGGACACCAGCGTCACTCGTCCTCCTCCCGGCGACGGCGCACCACCGGTCGGCGCGGTGACTCCGGCGCACGCCGGACGGGCGGCCGGGGTCGCTGCGGTTCCGCACGCCGCTGCGGCTCCTCGCGGGGCGGCGTCCGCCGTGCCCGCTCCGGTACCCGTCGGCGGGGTGGCGGTGGCGGCTCCTCGTCGGCCTCGTCCGCGTACCCCTCGTCGTAGCCGTCCTCGTACGCCTCGTACTCGTCGTCGTACTCCGGCTCCGGGGCCCGGCGGGGTGGCCGCTGGCGCGACCGGCCGGCGGGCCGGCGACGCGGCTCCTCCTCGGCCGGCTCCTCCTCGTCCCACTCGCCCTGCTCGCGGTCCCGGTCCTGCTCCCGGTCCTGCTCCCGCGTCTGTTCCTGCTCCTCGCGCAGTCCGGTCTCGTGGTCCTTGACCACCCGGGAGTCGCGGATCTCACCGCGCCAGCCCTCGACCTGGTCCGGGTCGAGGACCACAGAGGTCATCACGTGTCGGACGAAGTGCTTCAACTCCAACCGCACCCGCCGCCCCTGGGCCCGCCACAGGTTGCCGGTGTGCTCGAAGAGACCCTGCGGGTGGTACTCCAGCACCACGAGGATGCGGGTCAGATCCGGGGTGATCTCGTGGAAGCTGACGGTGCCGTCGACCGAGCCCTTCTCACCCTTGGAGCGCCAGTGGATGAGCCGGTCCGGCACCTGGCGGACGATCGTCGACTCCCACGTCCGGTGCGACCAGAAGACCTGCGCCTTCCACGTCAACTTCTCGTCGGAGTCGGTGTCGACGTTCTCGACCTTCTTCATGAAGCTGGGAAAGTCGCCGAACTGCGTCCACTGGTTGTACGCGGCCCGCACCGGCACGCCGACCTCGATCGTCTCGACGATGTTGGTGACCTTGTTCTTCTTGCCGCCGCCCTTGCCGCCCTTCCCGCCCGCACGGCCCAGAGCCGCCATCACCTTCTCCTTACCGCCGGCCACACCGGCATGCACCATCGCCTTCACCGGTGAACCGCCCTCGGCCAGCTTCTGCGCGCCCGTGGCGGCGGCGACCAGGCCGGGTCCGCCGCCCTGGCGCGCGTACTCGCTGAGCCGGCCGGTCGCGCCGGTGATCCGCTCGGTCACCACGCTCATCGCGCGGTCGCCGATCGCCCCGGCCAGATTGCGCACCTCGCCTGCCAACTGGCCACGGAGCTTGTCGCCGAGCCCTCCCGGGCTGGTGTTCGCCGCCATGCTCACCGCCCCCGCCGCTGCTCGACCCGCGCCTCGCCACGGTCGTCGTCGCGGTCGTCGTCGCGGTTCCGGTCGCCACCGTTGTCGTCGGTACCGTTCTGGTTGCCCTCACCCTTCTGGCCGTCGTCCTGGCCGCCGGAGCGGCGGCGCAGGGCGTCGGCGGAGTTCCGCAGCCGGCCGGTGAGCGCGTCGACACCGCTGCCCGCCGCGGCGGTCGCGGCGGCCCGGCCGGCGTTCACCAGCGGCCCGCCGAGCCGGCCGAGGTTGCTCAACTGCGGAGACGCGTGCAACGCGTCGGTGCCCCGCTTCAGCAGGCCCCCCGGGTCGCGACTGGCCCGGCCGGCGGCGACCGCCGCGGCCAGGGTCAGCGCGGTACGGAGTTTGCGGCGGCGGCCCAACAGGTAGCCGAAGCCGACCGCCAACCCGATTCGTGTTCCGGTCTTCATCAGGTCTCCCTCGCTCCCCGGAGGTCCGGACGTCTGCCCGGTACGGGCCGGAATAGGGCTCCCCGGGGAACAGCGCGAACCATGCCCTCGATCAGACGTCCCGTATCAACGGACCCGGCGGGCAGTACCCGGCACCATTAAGCCGAAACCGTGACTGCAATTTCCGGCAGTGCAATTTAATGGCATTCGGATAGCCGGCACGAAAGAGGGCGAGACCGGACTTTGCCGTGGTCAGGCGCAGGAAGAACGGCAGTGATGCGAAAGTTGGCAGGTGCGCTCAGAGAGCGGGCGGGGTCGAATCGAGGCTAATTTCGGCGTGCACTGCGCCGTCGTCCTCACGCAGTTTCGCGCCGCACTTCTCGAGTACGGCGAGCGCGCCGATGTTGTCGCGCGTCGTCTCCGCCACGACGACCCGCATCCCGGCGCGCGCGGCGGCGTTCAGCAGCTCCCGCAGGGCGGCGGCGCCGATGCCCTGCCCCCGCGCCGAACGGCCGAGCCACATGCCGGTCTCCACCGCGCCGGGCTCGTCACAGCGCGTCATCCGGACCATGCCCACCACCTCGCCACCGGCGAGGATCGCGTACATCTGCGAGCCGGTCGGGCCGTCCAGGCCACCGAAGCTCGCCCTGTGAAACTCCCGAAAGGCGTCGCGGCGAGCCAGCGACCAGCCGGCGGGCGCCTCCACCGGAGGCATGACGTCATCCGGCTCGGCCTCGGCAGCCGCTACGGAGAGCAACGGCTCCAGGTTCCGCTCGTCCACCGGCTCCAGCCGGACCGCACCCGCCACGTGCCGCAGTCTGCCGCCCCCATCGGCCGAAGTCCACCCCATTGGCCGTCCACTGGCGGTCTGGACAGCGGTGTCGGCCGGTCGGGCGGTCGAGGTGTTTCACCTCACGCTCTGTTGTCACCCGACCGGGTGTCGCCAGCTCGAATCGCCGGCGAAAACTCGCAGAACACCACCGACGCGTCGTCGGTGGACTTGTGCCGGCGCAGCCGGTCACCGTGGTCGCGCTCGGCGGCCCGCACCCGGTCGAGCAACGCGACCGGCCCCTCGGCGGCGAGCAGGTCCAGCAGGCCGGCCCAGTCGGTCAACCCGAACTGCTCCACCGCGCTGGACGCGCCGTCAGTGAGCAGCGCCGCCCGCCGGATCGCCCCCGGACCCCGCCGGGGCAGCGTGCCGGTCACCGCGTGGAAGGCCGCGTCCGGGTCGGCAGCCG
It contains:
- a CDS encoding gas vesicle protein, whose amino-acid sequence is MTAGQQPSVVQNSGQVLPAGHEPANLGDILERVLDRGIVIAGDIRVSLLDIELLTLKLRLVIASVDTARQIGIDWWEHDPWLSSRARPPVEPGPRDPEEVEAERRPRVAARTLRRDAEAEEWDGFDG
- a CDS encoding gas vesicle protein, translating into MTDDARARRRDPAAEGYPDDEYVEPVTAAEAARAGQRQLVELTGREGSVTTSLEATEDGWLVGVEVVETRRIPNSTDLLGLYEVELDVEGNLLGYRRVRRYQRGKGEVG
- a CDS encoding gas vesicle protein GvpG, with the protein product MDLLWALLTLPYAPVRGLTAAVKVVAREAESRQRNPVNVRRELEELDAAVAAGELTPDERDRAEQRVLDRLTGGVRRPPPRGPAREEGVRHDRRRAGPAA
- a CDS encoding GvpL/GvpF family gas vesicle protein — encoded protein: MAGETGLFVYGLVPSDVEATSDAAGVGDPPGDVTVIRHGDLGALVSEVPLDAPLGRSADLRAYQELLDGTAAVAPVLPVRFGTVVTGPDAVLDLLRPHHDRFAAALAEFEGRVQYVVHGRFDERALLRGILDENPAAARLAEQVRGRAEAASREPRIRLGELISQAVELRREAENRRLLDVVADHVSSTELRPPSHEMDAVHVALLVDSDRANALVDALEEFAQQRRGLLRLRLLGPLAPYDFVAAHQLAG
- a CDS encoding SRPBCC family protein gives rise to the protein MAANTSPGGLGDKLRGQLAGEVRNLAGAIGDRAMSVVTERITGATGRLSEYARQGGGPGLVAAATGAQKLAEGGSPVKAMVHAGVAGGKEKVMAALGRAGGKGGKGGGKKNKVTNIVETIEVGVPVRAAYNQWTQFGDFPSFMKKVENVDTDSDEKLTWKAQVFWSHRTWESTIVRQVPDRLIHWRSKGEKGSVDGTVSFHEITPDLTRILVVLEYHPQGLFEHTGNLWRAQGRRVRLELKHFVRHVMTSVVLDPDQVEGWRGEIRDSRVVKDHETGLREEQEQTREQDREQDRDREQGEWDEEEPAEEEPRRRPAGRSRQRPPRRAPEPEYDDEYEAYEDGYDEGYADEADEEPPPPPRRRVPERARRTPPREEPQRRAEPQRPRPPVRRAPESPRRPVVRRRREEDE
- a CDS encoding GNAT family N-acetyltransferase, which encodes MAGAVRLEPVDERNLEPLLSVAAAEAEPDDVMPPVEAPAGWSLARRDAFREFHRASFGGLDGPTGSQMYAILAGGEVVGMVRMTRCDEPGAVETGMWLGRSARGQGIGAAALRELLNAAARAGMRVVVAETTRDNIGALAVLEKCGAKLREDDGAVHAEISLDSTPPAL